From one Coffea eugenioides isolate CCC68of chromosome 11, Ceug_1.0, whole genome shotgun sequence genomic stretch:
- the LOC113754050 gene encoding salicylic acid-binding protein 2-like → MEFDKKQQLQKHFVLVHGACHGAWSWYKLKPLLESAGHRVTALDLSASGINTKNLQDLRTFHDYTRPLLELMASLPQHQRVILVGHSLGGLNIALAADKYPEKVLAAVFLAAFMPDSVHAPSYPLDKYVERTSAEAWLDTEFEPYGSPEEPTGTSFFFGPQFLATKLYQLSSTEDVELAKLLARPSSFFLQDLSNAKPFSKEGYGSVERAYIICAEDKGIPQNFQRWLIKNNGVSTVEEISDADHMAMLSKPQKLCQVLQQIADQHAS, encoded by the exons ATGGAATTTGATAAGAAGCAGCAATTGCAAAAGCACTTTGTGCTAGTGCACGGTGCCTGCCATGGAGCTTGGTCCTGGTACAAGCTCAAACCACTTCTCGAGTCCGCAGGCCATCGGGTCACCGCACTTGACCTCTCGGCCTCTGGCATAAACACCAAAAACCTACAAGACCTTCGTACATTTCACGACTATACCCGACCATTGTTGGAGCTCATGGCTTCCCTTCCTCAGCACCAAAGAGTCATTCTGGTTGGCCACAGCCTCGGGGGTCTGAACATAGCTTTGGCTGCAGACAAGTACCCGGAGAAGGTCTTAGCTGCCGTTTTCTTGGCTGCTTTCATGCCAGATTCTGTACATGCGCCATCGTATCCTCTGGATAAG TATGTGGAGCGGACCTCAGCAGAAGCATGGTTGGACACAGAATTTGAACCCTATGGTAGCCCAGAGGAACCAACTGGAACTTCATTCTTTTTCGGGCCACAGTTCTTGGCTACCAAACTTTACCAACTCTCCTCCACAGAG gaTGTGGAGTTGGCTAAACTGTTAGCCAGACCAAGCTCGTTTTTTCTTCAAGATTTGTCAAATGCTAAGCCTTTTTCCAAGGAGGGTTATGGATCAGTTGAGCGAGCTTATATCATATGCGCTGAGGATAAAGGAATACCGCAAAATTTTCAACGTTGGCTAATAAAAAACAATGGGGTGTCGACGGTAGAGGAGATAAGTGATGCAGACCACATGGCGATGCTTTCCAAGCCCCAGAAACTTTGTCAAGTGCTGCAGCAGATCGCAGATCAGCACGCAAGCTAG